A section of the Saccopteryx leptura isolate mSacLep1 chromosome 6, mSacLep1_pri_phased_curated, whole genome shotgun sequence genome encodes:
- the BHLHA15 gene encoding class A basic helix-loop-helix protein 15 → MKTKNRPSRRRVPPQNTEATPGDQTPDRPQPGSGAQLAKGLRSRTARAQEARAESGRRRPGLSRSAGWRESSVQRRLESNERERQRMHTLNNAFQALREVIPHVRADKKLSKIETLTLAKNYIKSLTATILTMSSGRLPGLDGPSPKLYQHYQQQQTAAGGALGATEAQPEGHLQKYSTQIHSFREGS, encoded by the coding sequence ATGAAGACCAAGAACCGGCCCTCCAGGCGCCGGGTGCCTCcacagaacacagaggccacCCCGGGGGATCAGACCCCCGACAGGCCCCAGCCGGGCTCTGGGGCCCAGCTGGCCAAAGGCCTGAGAAGCAGGACTGCGCGGGCACAGGAGGCACGGGCGGAGAGTGGGCGCCGGCGGCCGGGGTTATCCCGGTCGGCCGGCTGGCGGGAGAGCAGCGTTCAGCGGCGGCTGGAGAGCAACGAGCGCGAGCGGCAGCGCATGCACACGCTGAACAACGCCTTCCAGGCGCTGCGGGAGGTCATCCCCCACGTGCGGGCCGACAAGAAGCTCTCCAAGATCGAGACCCTCACGCTGGCCAAAAACTACATCAAGTCGCTGACGGCCACCATCCTGACCATGTCCAGCGGTCGTCTCCCGGGCTTGGACGGGCCGAGCCCTAAGCTCTACCAGCACTACCAGCAGCAGCAGACAGCCGCGGGCGGAGCGCTGGGTGCCACTGAGGCCCAGCCTGAGGGCCACCTGCAGAAGTACTCCACACAGATCCACAGCTTCCGAGAGGGCTCCTAG